From the Candidatus Methylomirabilota bacterium genome, the window GTTCGGCGTGGACGCCAACATCGCCGCGGGCGCCTACGACGCGGTGCTCTTCTGGGCCGCCGCCGTCGAGAAGGCGAAGAGCTTCGACCCCGACCAGGTGGCGGAGGCGCACGAGGGCATGTGCCTGGACAACACGCACATCGGCCGCCAGTGCATCCGCAAGGAAGATCACCAGGTCGTGATGGACATGCACCTCTACCAGGTGAAGGGCGGCAAGAACCTCCCGATCGCCCGCATCAACGGGAGCGACACGATCGGCGAGCCGATGGTCGGCAAGGACCCGGTTGCCGGGTTCACGTGGGAGCTGAAGAAGAAGAACTAAGCGCGCGACGTGGACTACGTCGTCGCGGTCCTGGCGCCGCAGCTCCTGCACGGCCTCGTCTTCGGGGCCGCGCTGGGGCTGCTGGCGCTGGGCCTCACCGTGATCTTCGGGCTCCTGGGCGTGATGAACTTCGCGCACGGCGAGCTCTACATGCTGGGAGCGTACGCCGGGATCGCGGTGATCGGCTGGACGCACTCGTTCTGGGCGGCGCTCGTCGCGGCCCCGCTGGCCGTCGGCCTGATCGGGGCGGTCACCGAGGTCGCGACGCTGCGCCCGATGTACCGGCGCGAGCCCCTCTACGGGCTCATCCTCACCTTCGGCCTGGCGCTCGTCTTCCGCGAGGGCGTGCGCCAGATCTGGGGCGGCGACATGCGGCGCATCCTGCCGCCCTTCACCGGCTCGACGCCGATCCTCGGCATGACGTACCCGGACTACCGGCTCTTCCTCCTCGCCGCCTCCTCGGCGCTCCTGCTTGCCATCTGGCTGTTCTTCACGCGGACCCGCGCCGGCATCGTCGTGCGCGCGGCCGTGCAGGACGCCGAGATGCTCGACGGCCTCGGCGTGGACGTCCGCCGGGTGTTCACGCTGACCTTCGCCGGCTCCGCCGCCCTCGCCGCTCTCGCGGGGTTGCTCCTGGCCCCCGTCTTCACGGTCTACCCCCAGATGGGGGTCGAGATGATCCTCCTCGCGTTCATCGTCGTCATCCTCGGCGGCATGGGCTCCATGGGCGGCTCGGTCGTCGCCGCCTTCGTCATCGGCGTCGCCCAGTCCCTCTTCTCCCTCTGGATGAACCCGCAGCGGGTCGCGATCGCGATCTTCGGCATCATGATCGTCGTCCTCATCGTGCGGCCGCGCGGCTTCTT encodes:
- a CDS encoding branched-chain amino acid ABC transporter permease, whose amino-acid sequence is MDYVVAVLAPQLLHGLVFGAALGLLALGLTVIFGLLGVMNFAHGELYMLGAYAGIAVIGWTHSFWAALVAAPLAVGLIGAVTEVATLRPMYRREPLYGLILTFGLALVFREGVRQIWGGDMRRILPPFTGSTPILGMTYPDYRLFLLAASSALLLAIWLFFTRTRAGIVVRAAVQDAEMLDGLGVDVRRVFTLTFAGSAALAALAGLLLAPVFTVYPQMGVEMILLAFIVVILGGMGSMGGSVVAAFVIGVAQSLFSLWMNPQRVAIAIFGIMIVVLIVRPRGFFGREGVLE